A part of Paenarthrobacter sp. A20 genomic DNA contains:
- a CDS encoding TetR/AcrR family transcriptional regulator, which yields MSTTQPVPAGPAEKKLRPERTNATKQRLFEASMELIGERGAAGVTVDEIAAAAGVSKGTVYYNFGSKSDLIAQLLRHGVDIMLLRLQDVRGQASDPLESMNNMVGQAMEFMDDYPSFARLWVSENWRTPGEWSAVFAELRAELLAVIGSAVESVAAGYKVNESIARGSLEAAIFGAIFVVGLDRQTYNPERTREQSVAAVMTIMHGYVIK from the coding sequence ATGAGCACCACTCAGCCCGTCCCCGCCGGCCCTGCAGAAAAGAAGCTCCGGCCGGAACGCACCAACGCCACCAAGCAGCGCCTGTTTGAAGCCTCCATGGAGCTGATCGGCGAGCGCGGCGCCGCGGGGGTAACGGTGGACGAAATCGCCGCCGCGGCCGGGGTCTCCAAGGGCACTGTCTACTACAACTTCGGCAGCAAATCGGACCTCATCGCCCAGTTGCTCCGGCACGGCGTGGACATCATGCTGCTCCGGCTCCAGGATGTTCGTGGACAGGCCAGCGACCCCTTGGAGTCCATGAACAACATGGTGGGCCAGGCCATGGAATTCATGGACGACTACCCCTCCTTCGCACGCTTGTGGGTCAGTGAAAACTGGCGCACGCCCGGCGAGTGGAGCGCCGTGTTCGCCGAACTCCGTGCTGAGCTGCTGGCCGTGATCGGCTCGGCTGTGGAAAGCGTGGCGGCCGGGTACAAGGTCAACGAGTCCATTGCCCGCGGCTCCTTGGAGGCGGCGATCTTCGGGGCAATCTTTGTGGTGGGCCTGGATCGTCAGACATACAACCCGGAGCGGACCCGCGAGCAAAGCGTCGCAGCTGTGATGACCATCATGCACGGATACGTCATCAAGTAA
- a CDS encoding YhgE/Pip domain-containing protein — MTVLRLARSELKRMTGGLLPKLTILALTMVPLLYGAVYLYANWDPYGNLNQIDAALVVEDTGATSSDGTELQAGRKVADSLVEGHVFNWKPVSSAEDADAGVRTGEYAFALRIPKDFSANLVSPGSFDAANQAMLHVTTNDANNYLLSTIVDKLTTAVHSTVAKEAGEETANQLLTGFGTIHSSIVKAADGASELATGVGKLSDGAATLHDGTTQLVTGADQLVAGQTKLRDGAVQLNTGASQLSSGLTELKNKTSTLPADSKKLADGAAQVAAGNAELNAKVQDVVGQLEAADKGLRNRVVESNARLVTAGVLTQEQADKVLADFDAAAASGPVTDAKAKISGDAAKIQQLSDGSAAVSAGASKLAAATPTLTDAISQAAAGAGQLNTGAATLAAGQQTALDGAAKLDDGARQLDDGAGQLASGGVTASDGAHTLATELAKGAGEIPNPNDEQKSSVSKVIADPVAVDNVSQAKAGSYGAGLAPFFLTLALWIGVFMLVQAMRPITQRALASNAPAWKIAVGGWLPFFVVSVLQATILTLVVNLGLGLNPAHPIGMWLFMLAAVMAFSAIIQGIVALMGTPGKFVVLILLVLQLVSSGGTFPWQTTPMPLHVVHEVLPMGYVVTGMRHLIYGGELSMIWPTVLGLLGYTLLGMALSTLAVRKHKVWTLKTLKPEIAV; from the coding sequence GTGACTGTTCTGCGGCTCGCCCGCTCCGAACTCAAGCGCATGACCGGCGGGCTCCTGCCCAAGCTGACCATCCTCGCCCTGACCATGGTGCCGTTGCTCTACGGCGCCGTGTACCTTTACGCGAACTGGGATCCGTACGGCAACCTGAACCAGATCGACGCGGCTTTGGTAGTCGAGGACACAGGCGCCACATCATCGGACGGCACCGAGCTGCAGGCCGGCCGGAAAGTAGCGGACAGCCTGGTTGAGGGCCACGTCTTCAACTGGAAGCCGGTCTCCAGCGCCGAGGACGCAGACGCCGGTGTCCGCACGGGCGAGTACGCCTTCGCGCTGCGGATCCCCAAGGACTTCTCCGCCAACCTGGTCTCCCCCGGCAGCTTCGACGCCGCCAACCAGGCCATGCTTCACGTCACCACCAACGACGCCAACAACTACCTGTTGAGCACCATCGTGGACAAGCTCACCACGGCCGTGCATTCCACCGTGGCAAAGGAAGCGGGCGAGGAAACCGCCAACCAGCTCCTCACCGGGTTCGGCACCATCCATTCGTCGATCGTGAAAGCGGCGGACGGAGCCTCGGAACTGGCCACGGGCGTGGGGAAGCTGAGCGACGGCGCCGCCACCCTCCACGACGGCACCACCCAGTTGGTGACGGGTGCCGATCAACTCGTGGCGGGGCAAACCAAGCTGCGTGACGGTGCGGTGCAACTCAACACCGGCGCCAGCCAGTTGAGTTCAGGCCTCACGGAACTGAAGAACAAGACCTCCACCCTCCCGGCCGACTCCAAGAAGCTGGCCGACGGTGCCGCGCAAGTAGCCGCCGGCAACGCCGAGCTGAACGCGAAAGTCCAGGACGTCGTCGGGCAGCTTGAAGCGGCGGACAAGGGCCTCCGGAACCGCGTCGTCGAGTCCAACGCCCGGCTGGTTACCGCTGGCGTGCTGACCCAGGAGCAGGCCGACAAGGTCCTGGCGGACTTCGACGCCGCTGCTGCTTCGGGCCCCGTCACGGACGCAAAGGCCAAGATTTCCGGCGATGCCGCCAAGATCCAGCAGCTCTCGGACGGTTCGGCCGCCGTGAGCGCGGGAGCTTCCAAGCTCGCCGCGGCAACACCAACGTTGACCGACGCCATCTCGCAGGCTGCTGCCGGTGCCGGACAACTGAACACCGGTGCAGCCACGCTGGCTGCCGGCCAGCAGACCGCTTTGGACGGTGCTGCCAAGCTCGACGACGGCGCCCGCCAACTGGACGACGGCGCGGGACAGCTTGCCAGCGGTGGAGTCACAGCCTCCGACGGCGCCCACACCCTGGCCACGGAACTGGCCAAGGGCGCGGGAGAGATCCCCAACCCGAATGATGAGCAGAAGAGCAGCGTGTCCAAGGTGATCGCTGATCCCGTCGCCGTGGACAACGTTTCCCAAGCCAAGGCAGGTTCCTACGGCGCCGGCCTGGCACCCTTCTTCCTGACCCTGGCACTGTGGATCGGCGTCTTCATGCTGGTCCAGGCCATGCGGCCCATCACCCAGCGGGCCTTGGCGTCCAACGCCCCCGCCTGGAAAATCGCCGTCGGAGGCTGGCTGCCGTTCTTCGTCGTCTCGGTCCTGCAGGCCACCATCCTCACCCTTGTAGTGAACCTGGGTCTCGGCTTGAACCCCGCCCACCCCATCGGAATGTGGCTGTTCATGTTGGCCGCGGTGATGGCGTTCAGCGCAATCATCCAAGGCATCGTGGCGCTGATGGGGACACCGGGCAAGTTCGTGGTGCTGATCCTGCTGGTCCTGCAACTGGTGTCCTCGGGCGGCACGTTCCCGTGGCAGACCACCCCCATGCCGCTGCACGTGGTGCACGAGGTCCTGCCCATGGGTTACGTGGTCACCGGCATGAGGCACTTGATCTACGGAGGCGAACTCAGCATGATCTGGCCGACTGTCCTTGGCCTCCTTGGATACACTTTGCTGGGAATGGCGCTGTCCACGCTCGCCGTCCGCAAGCACAAGGTGTGGACCCTCAAGACGCTGAAGCCGGAGATCGCAGTATGA
- a CDS encoding ABC transporter ATP-binding protein has protein sequence MLSVQQLQINGRRDDLLPATSLQVRRGELLLVAGEGQDQRTALALALSGRMKPSNGVLSWDTTTKTKKIRLASALVDSPGVNEPEQHLSVRDLVTEDLSLIPRRYRGALLSKPWLKVNSFEDIAGLWIEQIPAGRRLELLTALALADPATDLLVVDSPDRHSADPAAWLPRLQALASDAGRPLAVVAVVGALPENWTGAAAVIGNSVAHPPEPEAEPAPSEPQPAQPKPGTAVELQPAAKLQPADEPKAKHAAKPAPEDPETPETPAAPKAAAEPDSENLQRTAK, from the coding sequence GTGCTGTCCGTACAGCAACTCCAGATCAACGGCCGCCGGGACGATCTCCTTCCAGCCACGTCCCTTCAAGTCCGCCGCGGCGAACTCCTGCTCGTTGCCGGAGAGGGCCAGGACCAGCGGACGGCCCTGGCGTTGGCCTTGAGTGGCCGCATGAAGCCAAGCAACGGCGTCCTCAGCTGGGACACCACCACCAAGACCAAGAAGATCCGCCTCGCAAGCGCCCTCGTGGACTCCCCCGGCGTCAACGAGCCCGAGCAGCACCTCAGCGTCCGCGACCTCGTCACCGAAGACCTCTCCCTCATCCCCCGCCGCTACCGCGGTGCACTGCTGAGCAAGCCGTGGCTGAAGGTCAACAGCTTCGAGGACATCGCGGGACTCTGGATCGAACAGATTCCGGCCGGCCGCCGCCTTGAACTCCTGACCGCGCTTGCCTTGGCTGATCCAGCCACCGACCTCCTCGTGGTTGACTCCCCGGACCGCCACAGCGCCGATCCCGCCGCGTGGTTGCCGCGACTTCAGGCGCTGGCGTCCGACGCCGGGCGGCCGCTTGCCGTCGTCGCCGTCGTAGGTGCCCTCCCGGAGAACTGGACCGGAGCCGCAGCGGTGATCGGCAACTCTGTCGCTCACCCCCCTGAACCGGAAGCGGAACCCGCCCCCTCCGAACCTCAGCCCGCCCAGCCAAAGCCGGGCACCGCCGTCGAGCTCCAGCCGGCCGCCAAGCTCCAGCCGGCCGATGAGCCCAAAGCCAAGCACGCGGCCAAGCCGGCCCCGGAAGACCCGGAAACGCCCGAAACTCCAGCAGCACCTAAAGCCGCTGCCGAACCTGACTCCGAAAACCTCCAAAGGACTGCAAAGTGA
- a CDS encoding NAD(P)/FAD-dependent oxidoreductase has product MTAESSREFDVIVIGAGAVGENVADRVVRGGLTAVIIESELVGGECSYWACIPSKALLRPGSVLHAAQVVPGASEAVTGVVDAPAALKHRDWFTNNWQDGSQVEWLDSAGIELIRGRGRITGPREVQVDGLDGNSYALKAHHAVVVATGSTPTIPDIEGLKDVPFWTTRGATAAKEVPRRFTVLGGGVAGVEMAQAFARLGSDVTLIARGRLLSSYPEEAANLVLAGLRADGVSVHVHTDVQKVGTNDDGSVTVAFDGKTVTADKLLVASGRHPALANLGLENVGVEAQNGKPLRLTTESSGLVEGPASDGTSGLWLYAAGDAAGKVLLTHQGKYEARATGDAIVARANGKLKGTPQPWSPWAHTANDHAVPSVVFTDPEVASVGPSLEQALLQGKNVTGVELPINVSGSQLHSPDYKGWAQIVVDEDRKVILGATFVGPGVAELLHSATIAIVGEVPLDRLWHAVPSYPTISEVWLRLLEKYGL; this is encoded by the coding sequence ATGACTGCCGAGAGCTCCCGGGAATTCGATGTAATCGTGATCGGCGCGGGCGCCGTGGGGGAAAACGTAGCGGACCGGGTGGTCCGAGGCGGCCTGACGGCGGTGATTATCGAGAGCGAATTGGTGGGCGGCGAGTGCTCCTACTGGGCGTGCATCCCGTCCAAGGCATTGCTCCGGCCAGGAAGTGTCCTGCACGCCGCGCAAGTTGTCCCGGGCGCGTCCGAGGCCGTTACCGGGGTGGTCGATGCCCCGGCCGCACTCAAGCATAGGGATTGGTTCACCAATAACTGGCAGGACGGCAGCCAGGTGGAATGGCTGGACAGCGCCGGCATCGAGTTGATCCGTGGACGCGGCCGCATCACCGGCCCCCGCGAGGTCCAGGTTGATGGCCTCGACGGCAACAGCTACGCGCTCAAGGCACACCATGCCGTGGTGGTCGCGACGGGATCAACCCCCACCATCCCCGATATCGAGGGCTTGAAGGACGTCCCGTTCTGGACGACCCGCGGGGCCACGGCAGCCAAGGAAGTCCCCCGGCGCTTCACCGTGCTCGGCGGCGGCGTGGCGGGTGTGGAAATGGCGCAGGCGTTTGCCCGTCTCGGCTCCGACGTGACCCTGATTGCCCGCGGCCGACTGCTGAGCAGTTACCCGGAGGAAGCCGCGAACCTGGTCCTGGCCGGGCTCCGCGCCGATGGCGTGTCCGTCCACGTTCATACCGATGTCCAGAAGGTCGGGACGAACGACGACGGCTCGGTGACGGTCGCGTTCGACGGCAAGACAGTCACCGCCGATAAGCTCCTGGTGGCCTCGGGAAGGCACCCCGCCTTGGCCAACCTGGGCTTGGAGAATGTGGGCGTCGAGGCTCAGAACGGCAAACCACTCCGGCTTACCACCGAATCCAGCGGACTCGTTGAAGGCCCAGCGAGCGATGGCACGAGCGGGCTCTGGCTTTATGCCGCCGGTGACGCCGCCGGCAAGGTACTCCTGACCCACCAGGGCAAGTACGAGGCCCGCGCTACCGGTGACGCCATCGTGGCCCGGGCCAACGGCAAGCTCAAGGGCACGCCCCAGCCGTGGAGCCCGTGGGCCCACACCGCCAACGATCACGCGGTCCCGAGCGTGGTGTTCACCGACCCCGAGGTCGCCTCCGTGGGCCCAAGCCTGGAGCAGGCGTTGTTGCAGGGCAAGAACGTCACCGGCGTGGAACTCCCCATCAACGTATCCGGTTCCCAGCTGCACTCCCCTGATTACAAGGGGTGGGCGCAGATCGTGGTGGATGAGGATCGCAAGGTCATCCTCGGTGCCACCTTCGTAGGCCCGGGGGTGGCCGAACTCCTCCACTCGGCAACCATAGCCATTGTTGGCGAGGTTCCCTTGGACAGGCTCTGGCACGCGGTTCCCTCGTATCCCACCATCAGCGAAGTGTGGCTGCGACTCTTGGAAAAGTACGGACTCTAA
- a CDS encoding sulfurtransferase, producing the protein MEEELKPFVDWSWCADNPGKFVLADCRWYLDGSSGSDAYRRGHLPGAVFIDLDQWLSGPASPEAGRNPLPDPEVFAEGMRQAGISDSDALIAYDDAGGVIAARLVWMLRSTGHNAAILNGGMAAYPGELTAQTPPPRRGFFSTQSWPGRLLTEISELSDGMYPVIDARNRDRFDGLQDPVDPRPGHIPGAVNVPCRGNLHPLGHLLPELEIRANFERPGVLSAGNTVSYCGSGVTACHNLLMMEQLGMGHGKLFVGGWSQYSRAQERPVEGVSPGL; encoded by the coding sequence ATGGAAGAAGAGCTGAAACCTTTTGTCGACTGGAGTTGGTGCGCGGACAACCCCGGGAAGTTCGTTCTTGCAGATTGCCGCTGGTATCTCGATGGCTCATCCGGGAGCGATGCGTATCGGCGCGGCCATCTTCCCGGGGCCGTCTTCATCGACCTGGACCAGTGGTTGTCCGGGCCGGCATCCCCTGAGGCCGGGAGGAACCCGTTGCCGGACCCCGAAGTATTCGCCGAGGGCATGCGGCAAGCGGGTATCAGTGACTCGGATGCGCTGATCGCCTACGACGACGCAGGTGGAGTCATCGCGGCCAGGCTCGTGTGGATGCTCCGGTCGACGGGACACAATGCAGCGATCCTCAACGGAGGCATGGCCGCTTACCCGGGAGAGCTCACAGCCCAAACACCTCCGCCACGCAGAGGGTTTTTCTCGACACAATCCTGGCCCGGGCGCCTGCTCACCGAAATCTCCGAGTTATCTGACGGCATGTACCCCGTCATCGACGCGCGCAACCGTGACCGCTTCGATGGACTCCAGGATCCCGTGGACCCCCGCCCTGGACACATACCCGGGGCCGTGAACGTCCCGTGCCGCGGAAACCTCCACCCTTTGGGACATCTGCTGCCCGAGCTTGAGATTCGCGCGAACTTCGAACGCCCTGGCGTTCTGTCCGCAGGGAACACTGTCTCCTACTGCGGCTCAGGGGTGACCGCCTGCCACAACCTGCTGATGATGGAACAACTGGGAATGGGCCACGGCAAGCTGTTCGTCGGCGGATGGTCCCAGTACTCCCGCGCGCAGGAGCGGCCAGTGGAGGGGGTGTCACCGGGGTTGTGA
- a CDS encoding N-acetylmannosamine-6-phosphate 2-epimerase codes for MILTPEGLEALRSQLIVSCQAYPGEPMRDPRTTGQVAASAVIGGAAAVRVQGLADVQFTRAAVEVPVIGLWKDGHDGVFITPTLRHALSVANAGAHVVAIDGTRRARPDGLSLAETVAGIHAGSHALVMADCGSLDDAAAAVEAGADLIGTTLAGYTGERPKTNGPDLDLLEQIASAGLGKPLIAEGRIHTPAHARHALDAGAFAVVVGTAITHPASITGWFKGAMHA; via the coding sequence ATGATCCTCACACCCGAAGGCCTTGAAGCCCTCCGCTCCCAACTGATCGTTTCCTGCCAGGCATACCCCGGCGAGCCCATGCGCGATCCCCGCACCACCGGCCAGGTGGCCGCATCGGCTGTCATCGGTGGCGCTGCGGCTGTCCGCGTACAAGGGTTGGCCGACGTGCAGTTCACGCGTGCCGCCGTCGAAGTTCCGGTCATTGGCCTCTGGAAAGACGGCCACGACGGCGTGTTCATCACCCCCACGCTCCGTCATGCACTCTCCGTGGCGAATGCCGGGGCTCATGTGGTGGCGATCGATGGAACGCGCAGGGCACGCCCGGATGGGCTTTCCCTCGCCGAAACGGTGGCCGGCATCCACGCTGGGTCCCACGCGCTGGTGATGGCCGATTGCGGGTCCCTCGACGACGCAGCGGCAGCTGTTGAAGCCGGGGCAGACCTGATCGGGACGACATTGGCCGGCTACACCGGCGAGCGCCCGAAAACGAACGGCCCGGACCTGGATTTGTTGGAGCAGATCGCTTCCGCCGGACTGGGCAAGCCGCTCATCGCGGAGGGCCGTATCCATACCCCGGCTCACGCGCGGCATGCCCTTGATGCCGGTGCGTTCGCCGTAGTGGTGGGGACTGCGATCACCCACCCGGCGTCGATTACGGGCTGGTTCAAGGGCGCGATGCACGCGTAA